Proteins co-encoded in one Synergistaceae bacterium genomic window:
- a CDS encoding aromatic amino acid ammonia-lyase, with the protein MFLELPTGSDYADAEMTEPRFPEGHGREKLSCNRASIVTEAVPGEDVSLDVLVAVARHDVRVSFNSACRERVERSRALTERFIREKRVIYGVTTGVGENVRRIISEDEAGRYQENILLTHCTSVGEPLDREAVRATMFVMLLNMGAGYSGVRMETLEKLAAMLNRDVVPWAPSHGSVGYLAIEAHIALVLTGRGKAWFGGELLDGGEAMKRAGIRPVVPTHREGLCLISGCTSITALGALAACDARNLVSTADVIAACTLEVLHANLSSFDERVMSAKRQPEQQRIARHILKILNGSADHGERNLQDALSLRCVPQAHGAARRTIEDAVSVLENELHSCNDNPIIHPSGEVISACNADAGFTGIESDSLCIAMGYLSKISERRTDRLLNEYVSGLPPFLTPDPGSNSGYMELQNSSAGLMGEIRVLSHPASVDSIPTCALQEDYVSMGYNAARKARQVVELAEYVLGNELLAAVQAAEFRSGEDAPSPVTAAIAAAVREKAPFMKNDHYIAPDMEWAHTLVHSGRIRAIAEKIIGPMF; encoded by the coding sequence TTGTTCCTCGAATTGCCCACGGGGAGCGATTACGCTGACGCCGAGATGACGGAACCGCGTTTTCCAGAAGGTCACGGCAGGGAGAAATTATCCTGCAATCGCGCCAGTATTGTTACAGAAGCTGTTCCGGGCGAAGACGTCAGCCTCGACGTCCTTGTGGCGGTGGCGCGTCACGATGTACGCGTTTCCTTCAATAGCGCCTGCCGTGAAAGGGTGGAGCGAAGCAGGGCGCTGACGGAGCGATTCATCAGAGAAAAGCGCGTGATTTACGGCGTGACGACAGGGGTGGGCGAAAACGTGCGCCGCATCATTTCGGAGGACGAAGCCGGACGTTATCAGGAAAACATCCTGCTTACCCACTGCACCAGCGTGGGAGAACCTCTGGATCGGGAAGCGGTGCGGGCGACGATGTTCGTCATGCTCCTCAACATGGGGGCCGGGTACTCCGGCGTCCGGATGGAGACGCTGGAAAAACTCGCCGCAATGCTCAACAGAGACGTCGTCCCCTGGGCCCCTTCTCACGGGTCTGTGGGTTACCTGGCCATTGAAGCGCATATCGCTCTGGTTTTGACGGGCAGAGGCAAAGCCTGGTTCGGAGGAGAGCTTCTGGACGGCGGAGAAGCCATGAAACGCGCGGGAATCCGCCCTGTCGTCCCAACCCACAGAGAGGGGCTCTGCCTGATAAGCGGCTGTACGTCAATAACGGCTTTGGGCGCTTTGGCGGCCTGCGACGCCCGAAATCTGGTCTCCACGGCAGATGTGATCGCCGCCTGCACGCTGGAAGTCCTGCACGCGAATCTCTCGTCCTTCGACGAGAGGGTCATGTCGGCCAAACGTCAGCCGGAACAGCAAAGGATAGCCCGGCATATTCTGAAGATATTGAACGGGAGCGCTGACCACGGGGAAAGGAACCTCCAGGACGCACTGTCCCTTCGCTGCGTCCCTCAGGCCCACGGAGCGGCGCGCAGAACCATCGAGGACGCAGTGAGCGTTCTGGAAAATGAGCTCCATTCCTGCAACGACAATCCCATCATCCACCCGTCCGGGGAGGTCATCAGCGCCTGCAACGCCGACGCGGGATTCACGGGCATCGAGAGCGATTCCCTGTGCATTGCCATGGGATACCTGTCCAAAATTTCCGAGCGCCGGACAGATCGCCTGCTCAACGAGTATGTGAGCGGCCTTCCTCCCTTCCTGACGCCGGATCCCGGAAGCAACAGCGGGTATATGGAACTGCAAAACTCCTCGGCGGGACTGATGGGAGAGATACGCGTTCTTTCGCACCCCGCCTCCGTCGATTCGATCCCCACCTGCGCCCTGCAGGAAGATTACGTGAGCATGGGATACAACGCGGCCCGCAAAGCCAGGCAGGTCGTGGAACTGGCGGAATACGTGCTGGGCAATGAGCTGCTTGCGGCCGTTCAGGCGGCGGAATTTCGCTCCGGTGAAGACGCGCCTTCTCCTGTGACGGCGGCAATCGCCGCGGCCGTCCGGGAGAAAGCTCCTTTTATGAAAAACGATCACTACATCGCGCCCGATATGGAGTGGGCCCATACCCTCGTTCACTCAGGGCGGATACGCGCCATCGCCGAAAAAATCATCGGCCCCATGTTCTAA
- a CDS encoding ABC transporter permease — protein MFTLLGQHMTIVALALTIAACIALPLGYFLSRTRWISTAVIGVFSTIYSVPSIALLVILIPFTGLGMRTAVIVICLYAQFILLRNVVTSFQAIDPAILEASRGMGLSDREILFRIELPLIAPRLISGFRIAALSSISIATIAATINSGGIGTLMFEGVRTLHMVKLVWGILLVSMLSLLTNQLLTKAETHFSNRARGLVRRKQKGAPDEIYEDTVL, from the coding sequence ATGTTCACCCTGTTGGGGCAGCATATGACGATTGTGGCGCTGGCGCTGACCATCGCCGCCTGCATCGCGCTGCCTCTGGGGTACTTCCTTTCCCGCACCAGATGGATATCCACCGCGGTCATCGGCGTGTTCAGCACGATTTACTCGGTTCCCAGCATCGCGCTTCTGGTCATCCTCATTCCCTTCACGGGGCTGGGAATGCGGACCGCGGTGATTGTGATCTGCCTTTACGCGCAGTTCATTCTGCTGCGCAACGTCGTTACGAGCTTTCAGGCGATAGACCCCGCCATTCTGGAGGCCAGCCGGGGAATGGGTCTCAGCGACAGGGAGATTCTGTTCCGGATTGAGCTGCCCCTGATTGCGCCCAGGCTGATCTCCGGCTTCCGCATAGCGGCGTTATCCTCCATCAGTATAGCGACGATCGCCGCCACCATCAACAGCGGAGGAATAGGCACGCTGATGTTCGAAGGGGTAAGGACCCTGCACATGGTCAAACTCGTGTGGGGCATCCTGCTCGTCTCGATGCTCTCCCTCCTGACGAACCAGCTGCTGACGAAGGCGGAAACTCACTTTTCGAACAGAGCGCGGGGACTCGTCCGCCGGAAACAAAAAGGCGCTCCTGATGAAATATATGAAGACACGGTTCTATAA
- a CDS encoding iron ABC transporter permease, with product MNPITQKSHFGTAQIILFLSISILVVVVAVPVLLILFNAFWVDGKFNLADVLRIIREPDTWQALVNSLIIATGTTIGSTVVGTFFAWLVTRTDLPCKRFMKAMFLVPFMLPSFIGAMAWKMLLSPRAGFINRFFMTTFGLSGPIFNIYSYAGIMLVEIMYLFPFVFIQVCGALERMDPTLEESARISGAGLFTITRKITIPLVLPSILSGALLIMLYSMAHFGTVAVLGIENGIFNIPTLIYQRIHQSAGSFASIRTGTVLATVLVLAATLIIWLQGKILSRGHYQIIAGKSFRPMELKLRTLRIPLFLFCLAYIGFTIVLPTLVIFLVGGLKTYGLPFTWENLSLDNYKFILFSYKVTRDAIRNSVVLGFSAAIITMFAGVMISYVIVKMKVRGKGILEFLGMLPFSVPGSVIALGVILAWSGKYGVNLYNTVWIILVAYIARYMAFSLRANSAALEQVHDSLVEAARVCGATMWQALKDVVLPLVRPGMFAAFFLIFLPSLRELTVSIMLYAPTTRTIGVAIYTLNEDGETVVSAALAGIALIIIVTGQILVERFMGARAKG from the coding sequence ATGAATCCCATCACTCAAAAAAGCCATTTCGGCACCGCCCAGATCATTCTCTTTCTCTCCATCTCCATCCTCGTGGTCGTGGTGGCCGTGCCCGTTCTGCTCATTCTCTTCAACGCGTTCTGGGTCGACGGGAAGTTCAACCTCGCCGACGTCCTCCGGATCATTCGGGAGCCGGACACCTGGCAGGCGCTGGTCAACTCCCTGATCATCGCCACCGGCACCACCATCGGCAGCACGGTGGTGGGGACCTTCTTTGCCTGGCTGGTGACCCGCACGGACCTGCCCTGCAAACGCTTCATGAAGGCCATGTTCCTCGTCCCCTTCATGCTGCCCTCCTTCATCGGAGCCATGGCCTGGAAGATGCTGCTCTCCCCCAGGGCGGGCTTCATCAACCGGTTCTTCATGACGACCTTCGGCCTCAGCGGCCCCATTTTCAACATCTACAGCTATGCGGGCATCATGCTGGTGGAGATCATGTACCTCTTTCCCTTCGTGTTCATCCAGGTCTGCGGCGCTCTGGAGCGCATGGACCCCACTCTGGAGGAATCCGCCCGCATTTCGGGGGCCGGGCTCTTCACCATCACCCGAAAAATCACCATTCCCCTGGTGCTGCCCAGCATTCTTTCCGGCGCGCTCCTGATCATGCTGTACTCCATGGCCCACTTCGGGACCGTGGCGGTGCTGGGCATCGAGAACGGCATTTTCAACATTCCGACTCTGATTTATCAGCGCATCCACCAGAGCGCCGGCAGCTTCGCCTCCATTCGTACGGGCACGGTGCTGGCCACGGTTCTCGTGCTGGCGGCGACCCTGATTATCTGGCTTCAGGGTAAAATCCTCAGCCGGGGCCACTATCAGATCATCGCGGGAAAAAGCTTCCGCCCCATGGAGCTGAAGCTGCGCACTCTGCGAATTCCCCTTTTCCTTTTCTGCCTGGCCTACATCGGGTTCACCATCGTCCTGCCCACCCTGGTCATTTTCCTCGTGGGAGGGCTGAAGACCTACGGCCTGCCCTTCACCTGGGAAAATCTTTCGCTGGACAACTACAAATTCATCCTCTTCAGCTACAAGGTCACCCGTGACGCCATCCGCAACAGCGTCGTGCTGGGGTTCAGCGCGGCGATCATCACCATGTTCGCGGGGGTCATGATCTCCTACGTCATCGTCAAGATGAAGGTTCGGGGCAAGGGGATTCTGGAGTTTCTGGGGATGCTGCCCTTCTCGGTTCCCGGCTCGGTCATCGCCCTCGGCGTGATTCTGGCCTGGAGCGGGAAGTACGGAGTGAACCTGTACAACACCGTATGGATCATTCTCGTGGCCTACATTGCCCGTTACATGGCCTTTTCCCTTCGGGCCAACTCCGCCGCTCTGGAGCAGGTTCACGATTCCCTCGTGGAGGCGGCCCGGGTCTGCGGCGCCACCATGTGGCAGGCCCTGAAGGACGTGGTTCTGCCTCTGGTGCGTCCGGGCATGTTCGCGGCCTTCTTTCTCATCTTCCTCCCCTCCCTGCGCGAGCTGACCGTTTCCATCATGCTCTACGCCCCCACGACGCGCACCATCGGGGTGGCCATCTACACCCTGAACGAGGACGGGGAGACCGTGGTTTCCGCCGCGCTGGCGGGCATTGCTCTCATCATCATCGTGACGGGCCAGATTCTCGTGGAGCGCTTCATGGGCGCCAGAGCCAAAGGCTAG
- a CDS encoding ATP-binding protein: MEKFFNTAGPIQEDIHYSLNPLRRINYTEIASLIEQRKYFTLHAPRQTGKTTALLSILKAVDGEGRYRCVYFSVESAQTARGNVASGIRTIMSEFVSAAERFLPVAPPAGRVSALLNEVGEHAALGKLIEDFCLDLDKPLVLLIDEIDSLVGDTLVSVLCQLRKSYEKRPSRAPLSVLLCGVRDVRDCYIYEETGEVVTGERCFNIRSESLRLPDFSPGEIQELYELHTNATGQIFRESIYEKIWDLTRGQPWLVNALAHQATWKLPEGRDRGRPVTPPMIEEAAALLTAERGVHLDWLVNSFNEPRVSRVLSPILAGKNWSAMEEKPLPEDLRYVTDLGLVRNEDGNYVVANGIYREVLPRELSYLMEAGLTSSPTRDWYVQTDGRLDMDQALQVFQRICQEQLEGWKKGCAYRDAVFHLLMQAFLQRILNGGGLLDRHYGLGLGRVDLLIRWRYPKSALPDQQQEQRIVLELKTIRQNNPDPKQVFSEGLMQTARCASRASAGEAHLIVCDERPGWGWAEKIYDRVEQSSDGRDIHIWGV; the protein is encoded by the coding sequence TTGGAAAAATTTTTTAACACAGCGGGACCCATTCAGGAAGATATTCATTATTCGCTGAATCCGTTGCGCCGAATCAACTACACGGAAATTGCCTCTCTGATTGAACAGCGTAAATATTTTACGCTGCACGCGCCCCGTCAGACGGGAAAAACCACGGCGCTGCTCTCCATTCTGAAGGCCGTTGACGGAGAGGGCAGGTACCGCTGCGTCTATTTCAGCGTCGAGTCCGCCCAGACGGCCCGGGGCAACGTGGCTTCGGGCATTCGAACCATCATGTCCGAGTTTGTCAGCGCCGCGGAAAGGTTTCTCCCGGTCGCTCCGCCTGCGGGACGGGTTTCGGCTCTTCTGAACGAGGTAGGGGAACACGCGGCTCTGGGAAAGCTGATTGAGGACTTTTGCCTGGACCTGGACAAACCTCTGGTGCTGCTCATCGATGAAATCGACTCTCTTGTGGGGGATACGCTGGTTTCCGTTTTATGCCAGCTCCGTAAAAGCTACGAAAAACGTCCGTCCCGCGCGCCGCTCTCCGTGCTGCTCTGCGGAGTGCGCGACGTGCGGGACTGTTACATTTACGAGGAGACCGGCGAGGTGGTCACCGGAGAGAGGTGTTTCAACATCCGGTCTGAATCCCTGCGCCTGCCGGATTTTTCCCCCGGCGAGATTCAGGAGCTGTACGAACTGCACACGAACGCCACGGGGCAGATTTTTCGGGAATCCATTTACGAAAAAATCTGGGATTTGACCCGGGGTCAGCCCTGGCTGGTCAACGCCCTGGCCCATCAGGCGACCTGGAAACTTCCGGAGGGTCGAGACCGCGGCAGACCGGTGACGCCGCCCATGATCGAAGAAGCCGCCGCGCTTCTGACAGCGGAGCGGGGAGTCCATCTGGACTGGCTTGTCAACAGCTTTAACGAGCCCCGGGTGAGTCGCGTGCTTTCTCCCATACTGGCTGGGAAAAACTGGTCGGCCATGGAGGAAAAGCCCCTTCCGGAAGATCTGCGCTATGTGACCGACCTGGGTCTGGTGCGAAACGAGGACGGCAACTACGTGGTCGCCAACGGCATTTATCGCGAGGTTCTTCCCCGGGAGCTTTCCTATCTCATGGAGGCCGGGCTGACGTCTTCCCCCACCAGGGACTGGTACGTCCAGACCGACGGCCGGCTGGACATGGATCAGGCTCTTCAGGTGTTTCAGAGGATTTGTCAGGAGCAGCTGGAAGGCTGGAAAAAGGGTTGCGCTTACAGAGACGCGGTTTTTCATCTGCTGATGCAGGCCTTTTTGCAGAGGATTCTGAACGGCGGCGGACTTTTGGACCGTCATTACGGGCTGGGGCTGGGTCGGGTGGATCTCCTTATCCGCTGGCGCTATCCGAAATCGGCGCTTCCGGATCAGCAGCAGGAGCAGCGTATTGTGCTGGAGCTGAAGACGATTCGCCAGAACAACCCCGATCCCAAGCAGGTGTTTTCCGAAGGGCTGATGCAGACGGCCCGATGCGCCAGCCGCGCCTCCGCCGGAGAAGCCCACCTGATCGTCTGCGACGAGCGCCCCGGCTGGGGATGGGCCGAAAAAATCTACGACCGAGTGGAACAAAGCTCCGACGGACGGGACATCCACATCTGGGGGGTATAA
- a CDS encoding 4Fe-4S binding protein, whose translation MNNAVFEKAMELYDVPTEFREEARLMLTDAEIEFIAAAGKDLYSVARLTDLITKNRISDEPEEFIRDMYHRAVLAKVVPDRKDPASALYGSIDIPFESIGQRVVSEEENRKALYRITDFYVRYPYFAQFEPEKYAPVSKEKKAAMNEWDLQVYMEKYSHIIRGKIAGIEEKMHQNDFLSLDEAMKVLEKNKDFIYILPCNCKMMEYYHDWPSSVCVRFYGGINTEYDRGYGERVSLEEAKKRVKEWNRRGLMQVGEGFSMCNCEGQTCYPVKMAKRLNTRLIYPKSNHRTVWHEEKCVSCKKCVQICNFQAFFVDDDKKVRFNEDKCWGCTICSSNCPRGAITLTPR comes from the coding sequence ATGAATAACGCTGTATTTGAAAAAGCCATGGAGCTGTACGACGTTCCCACCGAGTTCCGCGAAGAGGCCCGTCTGATGCTTACGGACGCGGAAATCGAGTTCATCGCCGCGGCGGGCAAAGACCTGTACTCCGTCGCCCGGCTGACCGACCTGATCACGAAAAACCGCATCAGCGACGAACCGGAAGAATTTATCCGGGACATGTATCATCGGGCCGTCCTCGCCAAAGTGGTCCCCGATCGCAAAGATCCAGCCTCCGCCCTCTACGGCAGCATCGACATTCCCTTCGAAAGCATCGGCCAGCGGGTCGTCAGCGAGGAGGAGAACAGGAAAGCCTTATACAGGATTACGGATTTTTACGTCCGTTATCCCTATTTCGCGCAGTTTGAACCTGAAAAATACGCGCCGGTCAGCAAAGAAAAAAAAGCCGCCATGAACGAGTGGGATTTGCAGGTTTATATGGAAAAATATTCCCACATTATTCGCGGCAAAATAGCGGGTATTGAGGAAAAAATGCACCAAAACGACTTTCTCTCTCTGGACGAAGCCATGAAAGTTCTGGAGAAAAACAAAGATTTCATTTATATTCTGCCCTGCAACTGCAAAATGATGGAGTATTACCACGACTGGCCTTCCAGCGTGTGCGTCCGCTTTTATGGCGGGATTAACACCGAATATGACCGGGGCTACGGCGAGCGCGTCTCGCTGGAAGAGGCGAAGAAGCGGGTGAAGGAGTGGAATCGCAGAGGACTGATGCAGGTCGGAGAGGGATTCAGCATGTGCAACTGCGAGGGACAGACGTGTTATCCGGTTAAAATGGCCAAACGTTTGAACACAAGGCTGATTTACCCCAAATCCAACCACCGCACCGTCTGGCATGAAGAAAAGTGCGTCAGCTGCAAAAAATGCGTCCAAATCTGTAATTTTCAGGCCTTTTTTGTAGATGACGATAAAAAAGTGCGATTTAATGAAGATAAATGCTGGGGTTGCACCATTTGTTCCTCGAATTGCCCACGGGGAGCGATTACGCTGACGCCGAGATGA
- a CDS encoding ABC transporter ATP-binding protein: MAHVQLIDVTKRFGSVTAVDALNLSIEKGECFSMLGPSGCGKTTTLRMVAGFEDLSEGEIHVGGRLISSRAKNYYLPPEKRDFGMVFQAFAVWPHMSVRENVAFPLRLRKLPGAEIDRRTKDALSATNLLSAASESPADLSGGGKQRVALARALAINPDVMLLDEPLSSLDPHLREEMRFEIRDLQRKYGFSIIYVTHDQAEAMALSDRILVMKLGVVQQIDTPLAVYNNPANRFVFSFIGLSNFLRVVWEGENAFCLRPADGEDRSGDTRLPPGLTPPPELLGKTGELSLASRPSEIDFCGEGEADGLPGVVTRKAFLGEVVDYQIKAGGQELRVQKGRRAPGPDTGEACRLKLLRPFWYEAGQEV, translated from the coding sequence ATGGCACATGTACAGCTTATAGACGTAACGAAACGCTTCGGGTCCGTCACGGCGGTGGACGCCCTGAACCTCTCCATCGAAAAGGGAGAGTGCTTCTCCATGCTGGGACCCTCGGGCTGCGGCAAGACCACGACCCTGCGGATGGTGGCGGGTTTCGAGGACCTGAGCGAAGGCGAGATCCACGTGGGCGGACGCCTGATTTCCTCCCGGGCGAAAAATTATTACCTTCCCCCGGAAAAGCGCGACTTCGGCATGGTCTTTCAGGCCTTCGCCGTGTGGCCCCACATGTCGGTTCGGGAGAACGTGGCCTTCCCTCTGCGGCTCCGCAAACTTCCCGGGGCGGAAATCGACCGTCGGACGAAGGACGCCCTTTCCGCCACCAACCTGCTTTCCGCGGCGAGCGAAAGCCCGGCGGACCTCTCCGGCGGGGGCAAACAGCGGGTGGCTCTGGCCCGGGCTCTGGCCATCAACCCGGACGTCATGCTTCTGGATGAACCCCTGTCCAGCCTGGACCCCCATCTTCGGGAGGAAATGCGCTTCGAGATTCGGGACCTTCAGCGCAAATACGGATTTTCCATCATCTACGTGACCCACGACCAGGCCGAGGCCATGGCGCTGTCGGACCGCATTCTGGTCATGAAGCTGGGCGTCGTCCAGCAGATCGACACCCCTCTCGCCGTTTACAACAACCCGGCCAATCGCTTCGTGTTCAGTTTCATCGGCCTGTCCAACTTTCTGCGGGTGGTTTGGGAGGGCGAAAACGCCTTCTGTCTGCGGCCGGCCGACGGAGAGGATCGCTCCGGAGACACGCGCCTGCCGCCGGGGCTGACGCCGCCTCCCGAACTGCTGGGGAAAACCGGTGAGCTGTCTCTGGCCAGCCGTCCCTCGGAGATCGATTTCTGCGGAGAGGGAGAGGCCGACGGGCTGCCCGGAGTGGTCACCCGCAAAGCCTTCCTGGGCGAGGTGGTGGACTACCAGATCAAAGCCGGAGGTCAGGAGCTGCGGGTTCAGAAGGGCCGGCGGGCGCCGGGTCCCGATACGGGGGAGGCCTGCCGCCTGAAACTGCTGCGTCCCTTCTGGTACGAGGCCGGACAGGAGGTATGA